In the genome of Geotrypetes seraphini chromosome 16, aGeoSer1.1, whole genome shotgun sequence, one region contains:
- the GPR108 gene encoding protein GPR108, translating to MAERKGARCRVLAPCLLLLCLEGAVARIHRLQLTSETRAHVHVTSFGFYTNGTLDVEVSLHQRDSGSSKPEEHPIGFRLSRSKTGEILSSMQGPETNKCVLDRNQTDSVTLIIDVKQKMVKIWQVGGLETLQISSEVFSNLQQDKLDQKSQSYGKPPVKSQEGETKGTIPKPNVGKNLRTREAKDAASLSKPSPTLDAVRKIEPLTLQVVNDTYMFSFHIMIGSKDEGLYNMNFHNCYNLKGSQRHLYDLVVGIVEKNPEGYLSAAELPLIKLYLLTSGCFFIAAIVWLIILLKHKHCVFKIHWLMAALTFTKSFALLFHSVNYYVINTKGQPIESLAVMYYITHILKGALLFITILLIGSGWAFIKYILSDKEKKIFMIVLPLQILANVAYIILESSEEGSSDYALWMQILFLVDLICCGSILFPVIWSIRHLQETSNTDGKSTINLAKLKLFRYYYVMVVCYIYFTRIIAILLKVIVPFQWQWLHQLLVEVSTFIFFILTGYKFRPACNNPYLQLPQDEEDDIQMDEVITNTGLFDGVSKLKKVSTSRETSA from the exons ATGGCAGAACGGAAAGGGGCGCGCTGCCGCGTCCTCGCTCCCTGCCTGCTTTTGCTCTGCCTCGAAGGCGCCGTGGCGCGGATTCACAGATTGCAGCTGACG AGCGAGACACGTGCACATGTTCATGTAACCAGTTTTGGATTTTACACCAATGGAACCCTGGACGTTGAGGTCAGTCTGCACCAGCGGGACTCAGGCAGCTCCAAACCAGAAGAGCATCCG ATTGGGTTCAGGTTGTCCAGATCGAAGACTGGCGAGATTCTCTCTTCCATG CAGGGTCCGGAAACCAATAAATGTGTATTGGACAGAAATCAGACCGACTCGGTGACCCTCATCATTGATGTCAAACAGAAAAT GGTCAAGATCTGGCAGGTTGGTGGCCTGGAGACGTTACAAATTTCTTCCGAGGTGTTTTCTAACCTACAGCAGGACAAACTGGACCAAAAATCACAAAGTTATGGGAAGCCCCCAGTCAAGAGTCAAGAAGGTG AGACAAAGGGAACAATTCCAAAGCCAAACGTGGGCAAGAATTTGAGAACTAGAGAAGCAAAAGACGCTGCATCG CTCTCAAAACCAAGTCCCACTCTGGATGCAGTGCGCAAAATCGAGCCGCTGACCCTGCAAGTTGTCAACGACACCTACATGTTCAGT TTCCACATCATGATCGGCTCAAAAGACGAAGGTCTGTACAACATGAATTTCCACAACTGTTACAACTTGAAAGGGAGCCAGCGCCATCTGTACGACCTCGTT GTTGGGATTGTAGAGAAGAACCCAGAAGGTTACCTTTCTGCAGCTGAGCTCCCTCTTATCAAACTCTACCTGCTCACCTCTGGATGTTTCTTCATCGCAGCCATAGTCTGGCTTATCATTCTTCTGAAACACAA gcacTGTGTCTTCAAGATTCACTGGCTAATGGCTGCTCTCACTTTCACCAAAAGCTTTGCACTTCTCTTTCACAGT GTCAACTATTATGTGATTAATACCAAGGGACAACCGATTGAAAGCCTAGCTGTGATGTattacatcacccacat ATTGAAAGGCGCTCTTCTGTTTATCACGATACTGCTGATCGGATCAGGATGGGCATTCATCAAATATATTTTGTCAGACAAAGAGAAAAAGATTTTCATGATTGTTCTCCCACTGCAG ATTTTGGCCAATGTTGCATACATTATCCTCGAGTCCTCCGAAGAGGGCTCCAGTGACTACGCTCTCTGGATGCAAATTTTGTTCCTGGTGGATCTTATCTGCTGTGGAAGCATTTTGTTTCCTGTTATTTG GTCCATTCGCCACCTTCAGGAAACCTCCAATACGGATGGTAAAT CGACTATCAACTTGGCAAAGCTGAAGCTTTTCCGATATTATTACGTCATG GTGGTGTGTTACATCTACTTCACCAGAATCATTGCCATCCTCCTGAAAGTCATAGTCCCTTTCCAGTGGCAGTGGCTGCATCAG CTGCTGGTTGAAGTATCCacgtttattttcttcattctcaCGGGATATAAGTTCCGGCCAGCTTGCAATAACCCTTATCTCCAGCTGCCCCAGGATGAGGAAGATGACATACAGATGGATGAAGT GATAACTAACACAGGTCTGTTTGATGGCGTGTCCAAATTAAAGAAAGTATCCACCAGTAGAGAGACCTCGGCATAG